Proteins co-encoded in one Sulfuricystis thermophila genomic window:
- a CDS encoding ATP synthase subunit I: MLKTLLLQAVAILVTAALAGLFAGRVGVQSALAGGMAYFLPNLLFVLRLTVAIAARRAGAVGFLIGEAVKLAAVVALLLWLPRVLEIDWPALLAGLFAVMLVNLFALLLKT; this comes from the coding sequence ATGCTGAAAACTCTCTTGCTCCAGGCGGTCGCGATCCTCGTGACGGCGGCATTGGCCGGCTTGTTCGCGGGTCGGGTCGGGGTGCAATCCGCCCTGGCGGGCGGCATGGCCTATTTTCTGCCGAACCTGTTGTTCGTGCTGCGCCTGACGGTAGCGATTGCCGCGCGGCGCGCAGGAGCGGTGGGGTTTCTGATCGGCGAGGCCGTCAAGCTCGCAGCGGTCGTTGCCTTGTTGCTGTGGCTGCCGCGGGTGCTGGAAATCGATTGGCCGGCCCTGCTTGCCGGCTTGTTCGCCGTGATGTTAGTGAATCTTTTCGCGCTGTTGCTGAAGACCTGA
- a CDS encoding ParB/RepB/Spo0J family partition protein: MIQRKKGLGRGLEALLAGNEDTGTNDARQRQATLPIGELQPGKYQPRTRMDPGSLEELAASIKAQGLIQPISVRPIAGGRYEIIAGERRWRAAQIAGLTEVPVLIREIPDEAALAMSLIENIQREDLNPLEEAAGLQRLIDEFGMTHQQAAEAVGRSRSAATNLLRLLQLAKPAQDLLMAGDIEMGHARAILAAPKSEQGRLAAEAADKGWSVRETERRVARELNPSAHKTAAAKDRDLERLEEELSDSIGATVKVSANRKGAGTLTIRFASLDQLDGILKRLHGQHGT, from the coding sequence ATGATCCAACGCAAGAAGGGGCTGGGCCGTGGGCTCGAGGCGCTGCTGGCGGGCAACGAAGACACCGGTACGAACGATGCACGCCAGCGCCAAGCGACGCTGCCGATCGGCGAGCTGCAGCCGGGCAAATATCAGCCGCGCACCCGCATGGACCCGGGCTCGCTGGAAGAGTTGGCCGCCTCGATCAAGGCGCAGGGACTCATCCAGCCGATCTCGGTGCGCCCCATCGCCGGCGGACGCTATGAGATCATCGCCGGCGAACGCCGCTGGCGCGCCGCGCAGATCGCCGGGCTGACCGAAGTGCCGGTGTTGATCCGCGAGATTCCGGATGAAGCGGCGCTCGCCATGTCGCTGATCGAAAACATCCAGCGTGAGGATCTCAATCCGCTGGAAGAAGCCGCCGGCCTGCAGCGCCTGATCGATGAATTCGGCATGACGCACCAGCAGGCGGCCGAGGCCGTCGGTCGCTCGCGCTCCGCGGCGACCAATCTGCTGCGCCTCCTGCAGCTCGCCAAGCCGGCGCAGGATCTCCTGATGGCCGGCGACATCGAAATGGGCCATGCGCGCGCCATCCTCGCGGCGCCGAAAAGCGAGCAGGGGCGACTGGCCGCCGAGGCGGCGGACAAGGGCTGGTCGGTGCGCGAGACCGAACGCCGCGTGGCGCGCGAACTCAATCCTTCTGCGCACAAGACGGCAGCGGCGAAGGACCGCGATCTCGAACGGCTCGAAGAAGAGCTGTCTGATTCGATCGGTGCTACGGTGAAAGTGAGCGCCAACCGCAAAGGCGCGGGGACGCTGACCATCCGCTTTGCCAGCCTCGATCAGCTCGATGGCATCCTGAAGCGTCTGCATGGCCAGCACGGAACTTGA
- a CDS encoding ParA family protein encodes MHIFAIANQKGGVGKTTTAVNLAAALAQAGQRTLLVDLDPQGNATMGSGIDKRTLRVSVYQMLLGLASLAEARARSPSGHFDVLPANRDLAGAEVELVDLERREQRLRDQLARHANEYDFVLIDCPPSLSMLTLNGLCAAHGVIIPMQCEYYALEGLSDLVNTIKQVHRNLNRELRIIGLLRVMFDPRSTLANQVSQQLEAHFGDKVFRTLVPRNVRLAEAPSYGIPGVLFDKHAKGAQAYQSFAREMIERVGVWEKEQRA; translated from the coding sequence ATGCACATTTTCGCGATCGCCAACCAGAAAGGCGGGGTAGGGAAGACCACGACGGCGGTCAACCTGGCGGCGGCATTGGCTCAGGCCGGCCAGCGCACGCTGCTGGTCGATCTCGATCCGCAAGGCAATGCCACGATGGGCAGCGGCATCGACAAGCGCACGCTGCGCGTCTCCGTCTATCAAATGCTGCTCGGCCTGGCTTCCCTCGCCGAGGCGCGGGCGCGCTCGCCGAGCGGGCATTTCGACGTCTTGCCGGCCAACCGCGATCTGGCCGGTGCGGAAGTCGAGCTGGTCGACCTCGAGCGCCGCGAACAGCGCCTGCGCGATCAGCTGGCGCGCCATGCCAACGAATATGACTTCGTGCTGATCGATTGCCCGCCTTCGTTGTCGATGCTGACGCTGAACGGCCTGTGCGCTGCTCATGGCGTCATCATTCCGATGCAATGCGAATACTATGCGCTGGAGGGGCTTTCCGATCTGGTCAATACCATCAAGCAGGTGCATCGCAATCTGAACCGCGAGCTCAGAATCATCGGCTTGTTGCGCGTGATGTTCGATCCGCGTTCGACGCTCGCCAACCAGGTATCGCAACAGCTCGAAGCGCATTTCGGCGACAAGGTGTTCAGGACGCTGGTGCCGCGCAACGTTCGGCTTGCCGAGGCGCCCAGTTATGGCATCCCCGGGGTGTTGTTCGACAAGCACGCCAAGGGGGCGCAGGCCTATCAGAGTTTTGCGCGCGAAATGATCGAGCGCGTCGGCGTTTGGGAGAAGGAGCAAAGAGCATGA